A single genomic interval of Microbulbifer variabilis harbors:
- a CDS encoding efflux RND transporter periplasmic adaptor subunit, which produces MLRLPLLLMFLLLLSACQSEPPEKSPVPVQATVARTESGIEGYPYSAVVHPYTQVDVAFRTEGYIDEIPTRRALRKIRILQGGDRVIQGEPLAIVNDEQYRDKVVEAAANVSKAEAARRKADLDYKRASALFATASITAPDYDAAREEYEISQASVVGSKARLDNAKENLNDTVLRSPLTGIILQRNIEVGTLVQRDAVGFVVADISRVKVVFNVPDVVLSFAKLGSVISMMTESQPGKTFTGQVTEVSPKAEERTRVFAITVTVPNPNAILKPGMIMSLLLDKMRPQPNRVVVPLSCLVPQSNESEGFAVFVLEIDNNVLQAKLRRVVPGPVVGNNIVVLHGLKEGERVVSNGASQLQDGQAVRIVP; this is translated from the coding sequence ATGTTGCGTTTACCCCTTTTACTGATGTTTCTGCTCTTACTATCGGCCTGCCAAAGTGAGCCACCGGAGAAAAGTCCGGTGCCTGTGCAAGCTACAGTGGCTCGTACAGAAAGTGGTATTGAAGGTTATCCATACTCTGCCGTGGTCCACCCCTATACGCAGGTAGATGTAGCATTTAGAACAGAGGGATATATCGATGAAATTCCAACTCGCCGGGCGCTTAGAAAAATAAGAATATTGCAGGGCGGGGACCGAGTGATTCAGGGAGAGCCCCTGGCTATCGTCAACGACGAGCAATACAGAGACAAGGTGGTTGAGGCGGCAGCGAATGTCAGTAAAGCAGAGGCTGCCCGGAGGAAAGCAGATCTGGACTACAAAAGAGCTTCGGCTCTTTTTGCCACCGCAAGTATCACGGCACCGGATTACGACGCCGCCCGGGAGGAGTATGAGATCTCTCAGGCCTCTGTTGTAGGTTCTAAGGCGCGCTTGGATAACGCTAAAGAGAATCTCAATGACACGGTATTACGTTCACCCCTTACCGGAATTATTCTTCAACGCAATATAGAGGTCGGCACTCTGGTGCAAAGGGATGCCGTTGGTTTTGTGGTTGCCGATATCTCTCGTGTCAAAGTGGTTTTTAATGTGCCTGATGTGGTGTTGAGCTTTGCCAAACTGGGTAGTGTTATCTCTATGATGACAGAGTCCCAACCAGGCAAGACTTTTACTGGCCAGGTCACAGAAGTTTCCCCGAAAGCAGAGGAACGCACCAGAGTTTTTGCCATTACCGTAACCGTGCCTAACCCCAATGCAATATTAAAACCGGGCATGATTATGAGTCTTTTACTGGACAAAATGCGACCTCAGCCAAACCGGGTTGTGGTGCCCCTTTCATGTTTGGTCCCGCAATCAAATGAGTCGGAAGGCTTTGCCGTTTTTGTATTGGAAATTGACAACAATGTTTTACAGGCAAAGCTGCGCAGAGTGGTTCCAGGGCCGGTAGTGGGTAACAACATTGTTGTTTTACACGGCCTCAAGGAGGGGGAGCGGGTTGTGTCAAATGGCGCGTCACAGTTACAGGATGGTCAGGCGGTAAGGATAGTGCCCTAG
- a CDS encoding TolC family protein produces the protein MFKGGFAIWIFIGAAWSSAPEPVLPLNDAVQTAIRTNLRVQGAALEVDEAGDMVEALKTRRYPRLELNAAINHNLTTQSYTFPEGSLVPDSEIGPIPPNNVEITTEQGTTEIVSFSARQPLTRLYTIALEICEGYVTTAMAVQKVRWTQQDVAFLVKLQYFEVGRIIGDLQAIDESILFLSSLSDLVRNYVDQQVALEYELLDVRARLAQRQLERQRRIDEMITAKERLNALLGRDVETPFSVEHLPVPHQVVYDTDASLVLAFDQRPDFIESLLAIEKAEYSYDVKKSEYIPDIDFHFSYLKLFNVSLVPDAEVIVALDLRWEIFDWGRKRDELASRASKIAGAEVRVGELRGQIEVEVRDSLRKLRTAQESVAVARELQAAYREKLRVMINRYREQTTLLTNVLETETQLDRANSDYNKAVLSVWRALAEYERAVGEV, from the coding sequence TTGTTCAAGGGCGGGTTCGCAATATGGATCTTTATCGGCGCTGCCTGGAGCTCTGCCCCTGAGCCTGTGCTTCCGCTCAATGATGCAGTACAAACGGCCATTCGTACCAACCTGCGGGTGCAGGGCGCGGCTCTAGAAGTCGATGAGGCGGGTGATATGGTTGAGGCGCTAAAGACACGCCGTTACCCGCGATTGGAACTGAATGCCGCCATCAATCACAACCTCACCACCCAGAGCTATACCTTCCCTGAGGGTAGCCTTGTTCCCGATTCTGAAATAGGACCAATCCCACCAAACAATGTGGAGATCACCACCGAGCAGGGAACAACTGAGATCGTCTCCTTCAGTGCGCGCCAGCCTCTTACCCGTCTCTACACTATTGCCTTGGAAATCTGTGAGGGTTATGTCACCACGGCGATGGCGGTGCAAAAAGTGCGCTGGACGCAGCAGGATGTCGCTTTTTTGGTAAAGCTGCAGTATTTCGAGGTGGGCAGGATTATCGGTGACCTCCAGGCAATTGATGAATCTATTTTGTTCTTGAGTTCCCTGAGTGACCTGGTGCGCAATTATGTCGACCAACAGGTGGCTCTGGAATACGAGTTGCTGGATGTACGTGCCCGCTTAGCCCAGCGCCAACTGGAACGTCAGCGCAGGATTGATGAGATGATTACGGCCAAGGAGCGACTCAATGCGCTATTAGGGCGCGATGTAGAAACGCCATTTAGCGTCGAGCACCTCCCTGTACCTCATCAAGTCGTGTATGACACCGATGCATCCCTAGTGTTGGCCTTTGATCAACGCCCTGATTTTATTGAATCACTGTTGGCCATTGAGAAGGCTGAATACAGCTACGATGTTAAGAAATCTGAATATATTCCCGATATAGACTTTCACTTCAGCTATCTCAAGCTCTTTAACGTAAGCCTTGTTCCTGATGCCGAGGTAATCGTTGCTTTAGATTTACGCTGGGAGATTTTTGACTGGGGGCGCAAGCGGGATGAGCTGGCCAGCCGCGCGAGTAAAATTGCTGGGGCCGAAGTTAGAGTGGGGGAATTGCGCGGTCAAATTGAAGTAGAAGTGCGTGACAGCTTGCGCAAGTTACGGACTGCGCAGGAATCGGTTGCTGTAGCCCGAGAATTACAAGCGGCATATCGGGAAAAGTTACGGGTAATGATCAACCGCTATCGTGAGCAAACGACGCTATTAACCAACGTACTGGAAACGGAAACCCAGCTCGATCGCGCCAACAGCGATTACAACAAAGCGGTACTTTCTGTCTGGAGGGCGTTAGCCGAATACGAAAGAGCGGTGGGGGAGGTGTAA
- a CDS encoding TVP38/TMEM64 family protein produces the protein MAVKFLPVIVILICLIAVAGALSLMMYFNLDERLIELFQWLNEQGWQTSLLFVLIVALAIVLLLPGVIFTMGAGFVFGVIKGTLLVLLGTVLGATLAFLIARYLLGERPSRWIMSHIKPATVGEVIRREGWQMIMLTRLVPLFPFKLSNYFFGLTPVRLRDFILGNALGVIPLTLNNVYVGSIAADLTSLGEVEERTTVQWALYIMGFVLAVLALIGLTRMARRALKKIVKEEDL, from the coding sequence ATGGCGGTGAAATTCCTACCGGTAATTGTGATTCTGATTTGCCTGATCGCCGTGGCCGGTGCGCTCAGCCTGATGATGTATTTCAACCTGGATGAGCGACTGATCGAACTGTTCCAGTGGCTCAATGAGCAGGGCTGGCAAACCAGCCTGCTATTCGTGTTAATCGTTGCCCTGGCGATCGTATTGTTGTTGCCTGGTGTTATTTTCACCATGGGCGCAGGATTTGTATTTGGAGTAATCAAAGGCACTTTGTTGGTACTGTTGGGAACCGTCCTAGGCGCAACCCTGGCCTTTCTGATTGCCCGCTACTTGCTCGGAGAGAGGCCATCACGCTGGATTATGTCCCACATAAAGCCCGCCACGGTGGGCGAAGTGATTCGTCGTGAGGGCTGGCAGATGATTATGTTAACCCGCCTGGTACCACTGTTCCCTTTCAAGCTCTCCAACTATTTCTTTGGGCTGACACCGGTTCGCTTGCGGGATTTCATACTGGGCAATGCTCTGGGGGTTATCCCCCTCACTTTGAACAATGTATATGTAGGCTCCATCGCCGCAGATCTAACGTCCCTGGGTGAGGTGGAGGAGCGCACTACAGTGCAATGGGCGCTTTACATCATGGGCTTTGTACTTGCTGTACTAGCCTTGATCGGCCTCACACGCATGGCGCGACGCGCCCTGAAGAAGATCGTGAAAGAAGAGGATCTCTGA
- a CDS encoding glycosyltransferase: MNIVMLTNTYLPHVGGVAHSVAAFSEEYRKRGHRVLIVAPEFPEKIAGEKHVVRIHAIQNFNGSDFSVALPFSPDLSDRLDQFKPDIVHAHHPFLLGMTALRVARQRELPLVFTHHTLYEHYTHYVPADSQVLKRFVIELATRYANLSSLVLAPSHSIVKLLRERGVQTPIAEVPTGVQLEDYNNGDGSTVRRRLGIPKSAFVVGHLGRFGQEKNLRFLCNAVTRFMRDEGNTHFLFAGSGPLEDELQAIFASRGLSQRLHMPGAVLGEARRDMYNAMDAFVFASTSETQGLVLSEAMAGGVPVIALDANGSREMVRDGKNGRLVTEINLESFIEAIRWLYQLPPEQRQALNREALNTARDFSMHSCAQRALDLYQPLLKYGWALDDSLFAQWMRMRNLIGAQWEIIEGLTGAAGAAFGQAPEP; this comes from the coding sequence GTGAATATCGTCATGCTGACCAACACCTACTTACCCCATGTCGGTGGCGTGGCGCACTCGGTCGCTGCTTTCAGCGAGGAATATCGCAAGCGAGGGCACAGGGTTTTGATCGTGGCCCCGGAATTTCCAGAGAAAATCGCCGGGGAAAAGCACGTTGTACGTATCCACGCCATCCAAAATTTCAATGGCAGCGACTTCTCAGTAGCACTGCCTTTTTCACCGGATTTGAGTGACCGGCTAGATCAATTCAAGCCAGATATCGTTCACGCCCACCACCCTTTTCTTCTGGGTATGACTGCCCTTCGGGTAGCCCGGCAGCGGGAGCTACCGCTGGTTTTCACCCACCACACGCTCTATGAGCACTATACCCACTATGTACCCGCTGACTCTCAAGTGCTGAAACGCTTCGTGATTGAGCTGGCCACACGCTATGCCAACCTGTCCAGCCTGGTACTGGCACCCAGCCACAGCATTGTTAAATTATTGCGCGAGCGCGGCGTTCAAACCCCCATCGCCGAGGTGCCCACGGGCGTTCAACTGGAGGACTACAACAACGGCGACGGCAGCACGGTGCGTCGGCGCCTGGGTATTCCCAAGTCCGCATTTGTGGTGGGCCATCTGGGCCGTTTTGGTCAGGAAAAAAATCTGCGCTTCCTCTGCAATGCAGTGACGAGATTTATGCGGGATGAAGGCAACACTCACTTCCTGTTTGCCGGCAGCGGACCTCTTGAGGATGAGCTGCAGGCAATTTTTGCCAGCCGGGGGCTTTCCCAGCGTCTGCATATGCCCGGTGCAGTGCTCGGCGAGGCGCGCCGAGACATGTACAACGCCATGGACGCTTTTGTTTTCGCCTCTACCAGTGAAACTCAGGGGCTAGTGCTCTCTGAGGCCATGGCTGGAGGGGTACCGGTTATTGCCCTGGATGCCAACGGCTCCCGAGAAATGGTACGCGATGGTAAAAATGGGCGACTGGTGACGGAAATAAACCTGGAAAGCTTTATTGAGGCAATCCGCTGGCTTTACCAGCTACCCCCGGAACAACGCCAGGCTCTCAACCGAGAAGCCTTAAATACCGCAAGGGATTTCTCTATGCACAGCTGTGCACAGAGAGCGCTGGATCTCTATCAACCTCTGCTCAAATACGGATGGGCCCTAGATGACTCCCTCTTCGCCCAGTGGATGCGCATGCGCAATCTTATTGGTGCCCAGTGGGAGATTATCGAAGGGCTGACCGGAGCCGCCGGTGCGGCATTTGGCCAGGCACCGGAGCCATAG
- a CDS encoding endonuclease/exonuclease/phosphatase family protein, protein MLSRVGLSIRRWRRRFSRSEWIAKLLGLSTSGRQPHAPGLILIQIDGLAHPELLKALSGGRMPFLKGLIRKEHYRLEHMFSGIPSTTPAVQAELFYGVRQAVPAFGFLIHETQKLGRMYDPEVAALVESRDMFKHRDPLLRDGSCYLSLFRAGTKTGEAHFCPADQGWGPALRSASPWTIAVLILTNLWSLIRTAALIVVELLLSLVDCIRGVMQGQNLLKELMFVPTRVGITILSREFCTMGVKVDISRGLPIIYVNLLGYDEQSHRRGPRSAFAHWVLKGIDDAIARIWRAAHASDRRHYDVWIFSDHGQEQTKPYEEVFGRSLGDALSETLSDLAKPPEIEPGQSRHGVQLERARLFGSEWMDKKDIEKQEESVDYSTSKTPLALTALGPLAMLYNLELGNISREQVARKIVEQAHVPLVLYRVDPTSAKSPVHGWWKHGPVRLPEDGRKLMGDEHPYPEQSIADMISLCSHPDSGDFMMYGWCSSEEQPLTFAMENGSHGAAGPRETHAFALMPKDIQPPDPRLGYWRPQDLRTAARAYLRGAHPMKLDEHQLPQKTLRVMTYNVHSCKGTDGTLSPQRIARVIARYRPDIVALQELDVKRKRTGGLDQAERLARLLSMDVHFQPAINLNEERYGDAILTHLPAKLIKKGILPGPPKGKGRLFNPAADEPRGAIWVEVEHNGSKIQVINTHLGLSRAERLLQVDALLGPEWLSNPRCKGERILLGDFNALPTSAECKRLCGYLRDAQEQAPRHSPKGTFLKVRIDHIFLSAGIVIKKVRVPRTVLTRQASDHLPLIVDIEVPFRPEASKIP, encoded by the coding sequence ATGTTAAGCAGAGTCGGACTTTCCATTAGGCGCTGGCGCCGCCGCTTCAGCCGCAGCGAGTGGATCGCCAAACTGTTAGGACTCTCCACCAGCGGCCGTCAACCCCACGCACCGGGTTTGATCCTGATCCAGATTGATGGTTTGGCACATCCGGAACTCTTAAAGGCCCTTTCCGGGGGCCGGATGCCTTTCTTAAAGGGCCTGATCCGCAAAGAACACTACCGCCTGGAACACATGTTTTCCGGGATTCCCTCCACCACCCCCGCCGTACAGGCAGAGCTGTTCTACGGTGTGCGCCAGGCAGTACCGGCCTTTGGCTTTCTTATTCATGAAACCCAAAAACTCGGCCGTATGTACGACCCGGAGGTGGCCGCGCTGGTGGAAAGCAGGGATATGTTCAAACATCGTGACCCCCTTCTGCGCGATGGCAGTTGCTACCTGAGCCTGTTTCGCGCCGGTACCAAGACCGGCGAGGCACACTTTTGCCCAGCCGATCAGGGCTGGGGGCCAGCCCTGCGCAGTGCCAGCCCCTGGACCATTGCCGTTCTAATCCTAACCAACTTATGGAGTCTGATACGCACAGCTGCACTGATTGTGGTGGAGTTGCTGCTATCCCTTGTAGACTGCATACGCGGCGTGATGCAGGGGCAAAACTTGCTCAAGGAATTGATGTTTGTCCCCACCCGGGTCGGTATCACCATTCTCTCAAGAGAATTTTGCACCATGGGGGTCAAGGTGGACATCAGCCGCGGCCTACCCATTATTTATGTCAATTTGCTCGGTTATGATGAGCAGTCCCACCGACGCGGCCCGCGCTCAGCGTTCGCCCACTGGGTATTGAAGGGTATCGACGATGCCATAGCCCGCATTTGGCGTGCCGCCCATGCCTCCGATCGGCGCCACTACGATGTGTGGATTTTTTCCGATCACGGCCAGGAACAAACCAAGCCCTACGAAGAGGTCTTTGGCCGCAGCCTTGGCGATGCCCTGTCAGAAACATTGTCCGATCTCGCAAAACCGCCAGAAATTGAGCCAGGCCAAAGCAGGCACGGCGTGCAGCTGGAGCGGGCGCGCTTGTTTGGCAGCGAATGGATGGATAAAAAAGACATAGAAAAACAGGAGGAGTCTGTTGATTACAGCACCAGTAAAACCCCTCTGGCACTCACCGCCCTTGGCCCTCTGGCCATGCTCTACAACCTGGAATTGGGTAATATCAGCCGCGAACAGGTCGCTCGCAAAATAGTTGAACAGGCCCATGTGCCTCTGGTGCTCTATCGGGTGGACCCCACTTCGGCAAAGTCTCCGGTACACGGATGGTGGAAACACGGCCCGGTGAGGCTACCCGAAGACGGCCGCAAGTTGATGGGGGACGAGCACCCCTACCCCGAGCAATCCATTGCCGACATGATCAGCTTGTGCAGTCACCCCGACTCCGGCGACTTTATGATGTACGGCTGGTGCTCCAGCGAGGAACAGCCTCTGACTTTCGCCATGGAAAACGGCAGCCACGGTGCCGCCGGTCCCAGGGAAACCCACGCCTTTGCCTTAATGCCTAAAGATATACAGCCGCCAGATCCGCGGCTGGGCTACTGGCGCCCCCAGGATCTACGCACTGCTGCGAGGGCCTACCTGCGCGGCGCCCACCCGATGAAATTGGATGAGCACCAGCTGCCACAAAAAACTCTGCGAGTCATGACTTACAATGTGCATAGCTGTAAAGGAACCGATGGTACTCTGTCACCGCAGCGTATTGCCAGGGTAATCGCCCGCTACCGCCCCGATATTGTCGCCTTGCAGGAACTGGATGTGAAACGCAAACGCACCGGGGGACTTGATCAGGCTGAGCGGCTGGCACGGTTACTCTCAATGGATGTGCATTTTCAGCCAGCCATTAACCTCAATGAGGAGCGCTACGGCGACGCCATTCTCACTCACCTACCGGCAAAGCTGATCAAAAAAGGAATTTTACCGGGGCCACCCAAGGGTAAGGGGCGCTTGTTCAATCCCGCTGCAGATGAACCTCGCGGCGCCATTTGGGTAGAGGTTGAGCATAATGGCAGCAAAATTCAGGTGATCAATACGCATCTCGGACTCTCGCGCGCAGAGCGGTTACTGCAGGTGGATGCCCTGCTGGGACCAGAATGGCTGAGCAACCCTCGCTGTAAAGGGGAGCGGATTTTACTCGGTGACTTCAATGCACTGCCCACTTCCGCCGAGTGTAAACGCCTCTGCGGCTACCTGCGCGATGCCCAGGAGCAAGCACCCAGGCATAGCCCTAAAGGCACTTTTCTCAAGGTGCGAATCGATCATATTTTCTTGAGCGCCGGCATTGTGATAAAAAAAGTGCGAGTGCCACGTACCGTGCTGACCCGACAAGCTTCAGATCACCTGCCTTTGATTGTCGATATCGAGGTGCCTTTTAGGCCCGAAGCAAGCAAAATCCCTTGA
- a CDS encoding Bax inhibitor-1/YccA family protein — protein MQPQAYTNTRALDRSESAKVLRNTYALLAMTVLFSAVTAGISMAVGMGRGMSLICSLGALALIWFVLPRTANSSAGVGVVFAFTGLLGASIGPLLNHYLGLAGGGQIVMQALGTTALIFFALSAYVLTTRKDFSFMGGFLAVGLIAVLVCFLAVIIAGFFGIHMPLVSVALSGVVALLMSGFILYDTSRIINGGETNYLMATASLYLNIFNLFTSLLHILGFASSDD, from the coding sequence ATGCAACCGCAAGCTTATACAAATACCCGTGCACTGGACCGCTCGGAATCGGCGAAGGTGTTGCGCAATACCTATGCCCTCTTGGCCATGACTGTACTTTTTAGTGCTGTCACAGCCGGTATCTCTATGGCCGTCGGCATGGGCCGCGGCATGAGCCTGATCTGCTCTCTGGGAGCCCTGGCCCTGATTTGGTTCGTTCTGCCACGCACTGCCAATTCCAGCGCCGGCGTAGGTGTTGTTTTCGCATTCACCGGCCTATTGGGCGCATCTATCGGCCCATTGCTTAACCATTACCTGGGCCTCGCTGGCGGCGGCCAGATCGTAATGCAAGCTTTAGGTACCACAGCCCTGATTTTCTTTGCCCTGTCTGCTTACGTACTGACTACCCGCAAAGACTTCAGCTTTATGGGTGGTTTCCTGGCTGTTGGCCTGATCGCTGTACTGGTCTGCTTCCTGGCAGTCATCATCGCAGGCTTCTTCGGCATTCACATGCCTCTGGTCAGCGTTGCCCTGAGTGGTGTTGTTGCCCTGCTGATGTCAGGTTTCATCCTGTATGACACCAGCCGTATCATCAACGGCGGTGAGACCAACTACCTGATGGCAACGGCTTCCCTGTACCTGAATATCTTTAACCTGTTCACCAGCCTGCTGCACATTCTTGGGTTCGCTTCCTCTGACGACTAA
- the tusD gene encoding sulfurtransferase complex subunit TusD encodes MKFSLVIYSAPHASQSAASALRFAKALLAEGHEIYRIFFYCDGIQNGNNIAAPPQDEADLINEWQSLQQKHNLDLVVCIAAAQRRGVLSQREANRLEKPAANLAEGFELAGLGQLTDAVTNSERLITFGG; translated from the coding sequence ATGAAGTTTTCCCTGGTAATTTACTCCGCTCCACACGCCTCGCAATCGGCAGCCAGCGCATTGCGCTTTGCCAAAGCACTACTGGCCGAGGGTCATGAAATCTACCGGATTTTTTTCTACTGTGATGGCATACAAAACGGCAACAATATTGCCGCGCCCCCCCAGGACGAAGCCGACCTGATCAATGAGTGGCAATCACTGCAACAGAAACACAACCTGGATTTAGTCGTCTGTATCGCCGCAGCGCAGAGACGCGGTGTCTTAAGCCAGCGGGAAGCAAACCGCCTGGAAAAGCCCGCAGCCAATCTTGCAGAAGGCTTCGAACTGGCCGGCCTCGGCCAGCTCACCGATGCCGTTACCAACTCTGAGCGCCTAATCACTTTTGGAGGTTAA
- the tusC gene encoding sulfurtransferase complex subunit TusC yields the protein MGNQTLALCRAAPYGSALAREGIEAVLASAAMEQEVDLLFLGDGVFQLLDSQAPEAIEQKNLYRNLMALPIFGVEQLYVCQHSLEQRGIHPDQIQIPGAEISLVAKPGKLIAAYQCVLSF from the coding sequence ATGGGTAACCAGACCCTGGCCCTATGCAGGGCTGCACCCTATGGTAGCGCCCTGGCCAGAGAGGGGATTGAAGCTGTACTGGCCTCAGCGGCTATGGAACAGGAAGTTGATTTGTTATTCCTTGGCGATGGCGTATTCCAACTACTGGACAGCCAAGCTCCAGAGGCCATAGAACAAAAAAACCTGTACCGGAACCTTATGGCACTCCCCATATTTGGTGTCGAACAGCTCTATGTGTGCCAGCACAGCCTGGAGCAAAGAGGTATTCACCCTGACCAAATACAGATTCCCGGAGCGGAAATCTCCCTGGTTGCTAAGCCAGGGAAGCTAATCGCTGCTTACCAGTGCGTGTTGAGTTTTTGA
- the tusB gene encoding sulfurtransferase complex subunit TusB yields MTLHIVSKSPFSSQALYDCLQSLTEGDVLLLLEDGVYALKHQALHDLQETKVYCLIADSEARGIQASSTLASVEMINDARWVQLCTEHNPIVSWFR; encoded by the coding sequence ATGACCTTACATATTGTCAGTAAATCGCCTTTTAGCAGCCAGGCCCTATACGATTGCCTGCAGAGTCTAACCGAAGGCGATGTTCTACTCTTACTTGAAGACGGGGTCTACGCCCTGAAGCACCAAGCCTTGCACGACCTACAAGAAACAAAGGTCTACTGCCTGATAGCCGATAGCGAAGCCCGCGGCATACAGGCCAGCTCGACACTCGCCTCCGTAGAGATGATCAACGATGCTCGCTGGGTGCAATTATGTACCGAGCATAACCCCATCGTCAGTTGGTTCCGGTGA
- a CDS encoding TusE/DsrC/DsvC family sulfur relay protein, with amino-acid sequence MSNLTVNGREIPLDKEGYLQDLDDWSRDVAEELAHAEKIELTNAHWEVIELLQEFYRQFELSPAMRPLVKFIGQRLGLEKGRSIYLMQLFPPSPAKVASKIAGLPKPTNCL; translated from the coding sequence ATGAGCAACCTAACTGTAAATGGCCGGGAAATCCCTCTGGATAAAGAGGGTTACCTGCAAGACCTCGATGATTGGAGCCGCGATGTGGCCGAAGAACTAGCTCACGCCGAGAAAATCGAGCTGACCAACGCCCATTGGGAGGTCATTGAGCTGCTGCAGGAATTTTATCGCCAATTTGAACTGTCTCCCGCTATGCGCCCGTTAGTAAAGTTTATCGGCCAGCGCCTGGGCTTGGAAAAGGGTCGCAGTATCTATCTCATGCAGCTATTTCCACCCAGCCCAGCCAAGGTTGCCAGCAAAATTGCCGGGTTGCCCAAACCCACCAACTGCCTCTAA
- a CDS encoding secondary thiamine-phosphate synthase enzyme YjbQ, whose product MAIGEIAIRVSGQGLQEFTSQVADWVSRLNVGEGLCTLFIQHTSASLLIQENADPSARRDLEQWFNRLVPEDDRLYTHTLEGPDDMPAHIKVALTATSLSIPVQNGRLMLGTWQGIYLWEHRHHHGERKVILHI is encoded by the coding sequence ATGGCAATAGGTGAGATTGCAATAAGAGTGTCTGGGCAGGGGCTTCAGGAGTTTACCAGCCAAGTGGCCGATTGGGTGTCGAGGCTCAATGTGGGGGAGGGGCTCTGTACGCTATTTATACAACATACTTCGGCGAGCCTGCTGATTCAGGAGAATGCTGATCCCAGTGCGCGCAGGGATCTGGAGCAATGGTTCAATCGGTTGGTGCCAGAGGATGATCGCCTATACACCCACACACTTGAGGGGCCGGACGATATGCCGGCTCATATCAAAGTGGCCCTAACCGCCACCAGTCTTTCCATCCCTGTTCAGAATGGACGGCTAATGTTGGGCACTTGGCAGGGCATCTATTTATGGGAGCATCGCCACCACCATGGTGAGCGCAAAGTCATTTTACATATTTAA